One uncultured Alphaproteobacteria bacterium genomic region harbors:
- a CDS encoding Major facilitator transporter — MPHSAVAPRRVAGLLFAALAANAAGHAFVLVALPGLARRLGVSDLQAGLLIGLSALAATLAAPVWGVAGDRRGRRRVVLLGLGAGAAFLAVAAVLTEWRLAGRIGATGVFVALFAARLAQAVCGAGLMPAAQAIFADITAADRRARGMGLMGAAFGVGSIAGGAVAWRMAADAPVIALALLAAAVAAATLGAALRLPETCGRSGAPRPCGVRGLARFLAVTALALSAYAALQQVTVLRLQDGFGLAADAAIRAGGGMMMTAMAAMVAGQMLLARGLAWPPLRLSRVGATGAALCLAAAALADGPPPLFAAMAGLGLSLGLLLPGNLAQISLRAGGAQAAAAGLNAVAQGLGMAAGPIAGAALHRLSPQAPYAAAAAALVCAALLVWRAPPRFAD, encoded by the coding sequence ATGCCCCATTCCGCCGTCGCACCCCGCCGGGTGGCCGGGTTGCTGTTCGCCGCCCTGGCCGCCAACGCGGCCGGGCATGCCTTCGTCCTCGTGGCGCTGCCGGGGTTGGCGCGCCGCCTCGGGGTTTCCGATCTTCAGGCCGGTCTGCTGATCGGCCTTTCCGCGCTGGCGGCGACGCTGGCCGCGCCGGTCTGGGGCGTCGCGGGGGATCGCCGCGGCCGTCGCCGCGTCGTGCTCCTCGGTCTCGGTGCGGGGGCGGCGTTCCTCGCCGTCGCCGCGGTGCTGACGGAATGGCGGCTGGCGGGCCGGATCGGTGCGACCGGGGTATTCGTCGCGCTGTTCGCCGCGCGGCTCGCGCAGGCGGTTTGCGGCGCGGGATTGATGCCCGCGGCGCAGGCGATCTTCGCCGACATCACCGCCGCCGACCGGCGCGCCCGCGGCATGGGGCTGATGGGCGCGGCGTTCGGCGTCGGTTCGATCGCGGGCGGCGCGGTGGCGTGGCGGATGGCCGCCGACGCGCCGGTGATCGCCCTGGCTCTGCTCGCGGCGGCGGTAGCGGCGGCGACCCTCGGGGCGGCGCTGCGTCTTCCCGAAACCTGTGGGCGCAGCGGCGCGCCGCGCCCGTGCGGGGTGCGGGGGCTGGCGCGCTTCCTCGCGGTGACGGCGCTGGCGCTTTCCGCCTACGCGGCGTTGCAGCAGGTCACGGTGCTGCGGCTTCAGGACGGTTTCGGGCTCGCCGCCGACGCGGCGATCCGCGCGGGCGGCGGGATGATGATGACGGCGATGGCGGCGATGGTCGCGGGGCAGATGCTCCTCGCCCGAGGTCTGGCATGGCCGCCCCTGCGATTGAGCCGGGTCGGCGCGACCGGTGCGGCGCTCTGTCTCGCCGCCGCGGCGCTCGCGGATGGGCCGCCGCCGCTGTTCGCGGCGATGGCGGGGCTCGGCCTCAGCCTCGGTCTGCTGCTGCCCGGCAACCTCGCGCAGATCAGCCTGCGCGCGGGCGGCGCGCAGGCCGCCGCTGCCGGTCTCAACGCCGTCGCGCAGGGATTGGGGATGGCGGCGGGGCCGATCGCCGGGGCGGCGTTGCATCGCCTGTCGCCGCAGGCGCCGTATGCCGCCGCCGCCGCCGCGCTGGTCTGCGCCGCTCTGCTGGTTTGGCGCGCGCCGCCACGTTTCGCCGATTGA
- a CDS encoding conserved hypothetical protein (Evidence 4 : Homologs of previously reported genes of unknown function): protein MHTENAPAGGAAPVPPPRDYEDAKRMARHPDAGHRMAVASSHAVAPEILYYMVDDPHPAVRCCVAANPATPTQADGKLANDEDASVRAALARKIAERAPGLTPKDSHVHAVQTLALLEKLARDQLPTVRRVVAEVLKNEARIPAHIVQALARDIELAVAAPVLEFSPLLADDDLVDILSTQPVPGAMTAVSKRRGLGGQIADLVARSDDIEAMVALLNNPTAQMREETLDVLIARAPDLPPLHEPLVRRPGLPARAAIRLATFVADGLLDHLAGREDFDAGTLGVLRAAVRDRIERSFEDRDDEIARETFEQEVASARALHEKKPITEDLVRRSLEYEHDLFVKACLVVRSGCAPATVRRILAARHPEAVLALCWKAGFGADVAALVQTRLGGIEAPLSADVAELSPPEMDRLLADYAPEG, encoded by the coding sequence TTGCATACGGAAAATGCTCCCGCCGGAGGCGCGGCCCCGGTTCCGCCGCCCCGCGACTACGAAGACGCCAAGCGGATGGCCCGGCACCCCGATGCGGGGCACCGTATGGCGGTGGCGTCGTCGCACGCGGTGGCGCCGGAAATCCTCTATTACATGGTCGACGATCCGCATCCCGCGGTGCGGTGCTGCGTGGCGGCCAACCCGGCGACGCCCACCCAGGCCGACGGCAAGCTCGCCAACGACGAGGACGCGAGCGTGCGCGCGGCGCTGGCGCGCAAGATCGCCGAGCGCGCCCCGGGGCTGACGCCCAAGGATTCCCACGTTCACGCCGTGCAGACCCTGGCATTGCTGGAGAAGCTCGCGCGCGATCAGTTGCCGACGGTGCGCCGCGTCGTCGCCGAGGTGCTGAAGAACGAGGCGCGCATTCCCGCGCATATCGTGCAGGCGCTCGCCCGCGATATCGAGCTGGCGGTGGCGGCGCCGGTCCTGGAGTTTTCGCCGCTGCTCGCCGACGACGATCTCGTCGATATCCTGAGCACGCAGCCGGTGCCCGGGGCGATGACGGCGGTTTCGAAGCGCCGCGGCCTCGGCGGGCAGATCGCCGATCTGGTGGCCCGCAGCGACGATATCGAGGCGATGGTGGCGTTGCTCAACAACCCCACCGCGCAGATGCGCGAGGAGACACTCGACGTGCTGATCGCCCGTGCGCCGGATCTGCCGCCGCTGCACGAGCCGCTGGTGCGCCGCCCGGGCCTGCCCGCGCGCGCGGCGATCCGCCTCGCCACCTTCGTTGCCGACGGCCTGCTGGACCACCTCGCCGGACGCGAGGATTTCGACGCCGGAACTCTGGGCGTGCTGCGGGCGGCGGTGCGGGACCGCATCGAACGCAGTTTCGAGGATCGCGACGACGAGATCGCGCGGGAGACGTTCGAGCAGGAGGTCGCCTCGGCGCGCGCCCTGCACGAAAAGAAGCCGATCACCGAGGATCTGGTGCGCCGCTCGCTCGAGTACGAGCACGATCTGTTCGTGAAGGCGTGCCTAGTGGTGCGCAGCGGCTGCGCCCCCGCGACGGTGCGGCGGATTCTTGCCGCCCGTCATCCCGAAGCGGTGCTGGCGCTGTGCTGGAAGGCCGGATTCGGCGCCGACGTCGCCGCTCTGGTGCAGACCCGCCTCGGCGGTATCGAGGCGCCGCTGAGTGCCGACGTAGCCGAACTCTCTCCGCCCGAGATGGACCGGCTGCTCGCCGATTACGCGCCCGAGGGCTGA
- the hemG gene encoding Protoporphyrinogen IX dehydrogenase (menaquinone) — translation MTSPVLLCYASHDGHTRRIAGRIAARIAESGLAVDLADLALRTPSEADIAAAPAVAIVAAIRYGHHLPPARAFVAARRAALAQRPLAMISVNLTARKPHKRSRETSAYLRKWLKRSQLDPAIATAIAGRLDYPRYGWFDRTMIRLIMKITGGPTDPTLTVEFTDWDEVDAIAADIARLAGDQPSGA, via the coding sequence ATGACGTCTCCGGTTCTTCTCTGCTACGCCAGTCACGACGGCCACACCCGCCGCATCGCCGGGAGGATCGCCGCGCGGATCGCCGAAAGCGGGCTTGCCGTCGACCTCGCCGACCTCGCCCTGCGCACGCCCTCGGAGGCTGACATCGCCGCCGCCCCCGCCGTGGCGATCGTCGCGGCGATCCGCTACGGCCACCACCTGCCGCCCGCGCGGGCGTTCGTCGCAGCCCGCCGCGCCGCGTTGGCGCAGCGGCCGCTGGCGATGATCTCGGTCAACCTCACCGCCCGCAAGCCTCACAAACGCAGCCGCGAAACCAGCGCGTACCTGCGCAAATGGCTGAAACGATCGCAACTCGATCCGGCAATCGCCACCGCGATCGCGGGGCGGCTCGACTATCCGCGTTACGGCTGGTTCGACCGGACGATGATCCGGCTGATCATGAAGATCACCGGCGGCCCCACCGACCCCACCCTGACCGTCGAGTTCACCGACTGGGACGAAGTGGACGCAATCGCCGCCGACATCGCCCGCCTTGCCGGAGATCAGCCCTCGGGCGCGTAA
- a CDS encoding Enolase superfamily enzyme related to L-alanine-DL-glutamate epimerase: MRILEVREKTFSIASPIANAFIDFSKMTCSVVAVITDVIRGGKPVVGFGFNSNGRYGVGGLLRERFLPRLNEADPESLLTADGANLDPFRIWATMMKNEKPGGHGERSVAVGATDMAVWDAVAKIEDKPLYRVLADRYSGGVADDKVWVYAAGGYYYPGKGIKGLQDEFRSYRDRGYKVCKMKIGGASLDDDLRRIEAALEVVGDGKNLAVDVNGRFDLDTALRYAAAIEPYGLFWYEEVGDPLDYALNAEIARHYPLPMATGENLFSHQDARNLLRHGGMRKDIDVLQFDCALSYGLVEYLRTLEVVKAEGWSTRRIVPHGGHQMSLAIAAGLHLGGNESYPDVFKPFCGFADGFAVEDGYVRLPDAPGIGFELKTELFATMKTILD, encoded by the coding sequence ATGCGCATTCTCGAAGTCCGGGAGAAGACCTTCTCCATCGCGTCGCCGATCGCCAACGCCTTCATCGACTTCTCGAAAATGACCTGCTCGGTGGTCGCGGTGATCACCGACGTGATCCGCGGCGGCAAGCCGGTGGTGGGCTTCGGCTTCAATTCCAACGGCCGTTACGGCGTCGGCGGACTGCTGCGCGAGCGCTTCCTGCCGCGCCTGAACGAGGCCGATCCGGAGAGCCTGCTGACCGCCGACGGCGCCAACCTCGACCCGTTCCGCATCTGGGCAACGATGATGAAGAACGAGAAGCCCGGCGGCCACGGCGAACGCTCGGTCGCGGTGGGCGCCACCGACATGGCGGTGTGGGACGCGGTGGCGAAGATCGAGGACAAGCCGCTCTACCGCGTGCTCGCCGACCGCTACTCCGGCGGCGTCGCCGACGACAAGGTGTGGGTCTACGCCGCGGGCGGCTACTACTATCCCGGCAAGGGCATCAAGGGCCTGCAGGACGAATTCCGCAGCTATCGCGACCGCGGCTACAAGGTCTGCAAGATGAAGATCGGCGGCGCGTCGCTCGACGACGACCTCCGCCGCATCGAGGCGGCGCTCGAAGTCGTCGGCGACGGCAAGAATCTGGCGGTCGACGTCAACGGCCGCTTCGACCTCGACACCGCGTTGCGATACGCGGCGGCGATCGAACCCTACGGCCTGTTCTGGTACGAAGAGGTCGGCGACCCGCTCGACTACGCCCTGAACGCCGAGATCGCCCGGCATTACCCATTGCCGATGGCGACCGGCGAAAATCTGTTCTCGCACCAGGACGCGCGCAACCTCCTGCGTCATGGCGGCATGCGCAAGGATATCGACGTCCTGCAGTTCGACTGCGCCCTGTCCTACGGTCTGGTCGAATACCTGCGCACGCTCGAGGTGGTGAAGGCCGAAGGGTGGTCGACGCGGCGGATCGTTCCGCACGGCGGCCATCAGATGTCGCTCGCGATCGCCGCGGGTCTGCACCTCGGCGGCAACGAATCCTATCCGGACGTGTTCAAGCCGTTCTGCGGCTTCGCCGACGGCTTCGCGGTGGAGGACGGCTACGTGCGCCTGCCGGATGCACCGGGCATCGGCTTCGAACTCAAGACCGAGCTGTTCGCGACGATGAAAACCATTCTCGACTGA
- a CDS encoding AraC family transcriptional regulator yields the protein MDGMRTDLGKALASRRVGAAELAAYLPETGWRISRQSGAFGRTAFRCARISPAITVTRSACRFARADDAAISHAAPTAMLVFGESGCSCFDLPEARVAVLPGDVWLMRADELARHTPAGVTSAMTVIKFDVARVAAALGEGRGFGAAMRLGRNVGAGACLGGILDNPLASPLDRLLAEGQALATLARWLGPPPEAAAGASGVSGEDARRLGRVVEMLVADLSAPPSLEALAAVAGMSHVRLNRCFRKAYGVTVFEWLRGYRLDRARRWLDDPEQSVTEVAFLCGFSSSSHFAAAFRERFRCSPQEYRRCGASASGGGAFAG from the coding sequence GTGGACGGGATGCGGACGGATCTCGGAAAAGCCCTTGCGTCGCGCCGCGTCGGCGCGGCGGAGCTGGCGGCCTATCTGCCCGAAACCGGCTGGCGCATCTCGCGCCAATCCGGAGCTTTCGGCCGCACCGCCTTCCGCTGCGCCCGGATCTCGCCCGCGATCACCGTCACCCGCTCGGCCTGCCGCTTCGCCCGCGCCGACGATGCCGCGATCTCCCACGCCGCGCCGACCGCGATGCTGGTGTTCGGCGAGAGCGGCTGCTCGTGCTTCGACCTGCCGGAGGCGCGTGTCGCGGTCTTGCCGGGCGACGTCTGGCTGATGCGCGCCGACGAACTCGCCCGCCACACGCCCGCCGGGGTGACGTCGGCGATGACGGTGATAAAGTTCGACGTCGCGCGGGTCGCCGCGGCGCTCGGCGAGGGGCGGGGATTCGGCGCGGCGATGCGCCTCGGCCGCAACGTCGGCGCGGGCGCGTGCCTCGGCGGCATTCTCGACAATCCGCTCGCCTCGCCGCTCGATCGCCTCCTGGCGGAGGGGCAGGCGCTGGCGACGCTGGCGCGCTGGCTCGGCCCGCCGCCGGAGGCCGCGGCCGGAGCCTCCGGCGTTTCCGGCGAGGACGCCCGGCGTCTCGGCCGCGTCGTCGAAATGCTGGTGGCCGATCTCAGCGCGCCGCCCTCGCTCGAAGCCCTCGCGGCGGTGGCGGGGATGAGCCACGTGCGCCTCAATCGCTGCTTCCGCAAGGCCTACGGCGTGACGGTGTTCGAATGGCTGCGGGGCTACCGCCTCGATCGCGCGCGGCGTTGGCTGGACGACCCGGAGCAGAGCGTCACCGAGGTGGCGTTCCTTTGCGGCTTCAGCAGTTCCAGCCATTTTGCCGCGGCGTTCCGCGAGCGCTTCCGCTGTTCGCCGCAGGAATACCGCAGGTGCGGCGCTTCTGCGTCTGGCGGCGGCGCGTTCGCCGGATGA
- a CDS encoding hypothetical protein (Evidence 5 : No homology to any previously reported sequences), whose protein sequence is MKDDRTSEEAGMDRSAVLRVIKGVTLVLGAAIVVTLAMIGYGLFMKDTKAPEPNPQHLNAQTPVAVPAPIAPLADFAEIPLDQPAGSAIAAVVPQGDRLYVTVSGGGRADRIVVVDLARRRVAGVVVLDGGAPPRPGR, encoded by the coding sequence ATGAAGGACGACAGGACGTCTGAAGAAGCGGGCATGGACCGTTCGGCGGTGCTCAGGGTCATCAAAGGCGTCACCCTCGTTCTCGGCGCGGCGATCGTCGTCACCCTCGCGATGATCGGGTATGGCCTGTTCATGAAGGATACTAAGGCCCCGGAACCGAACCCGCAGCACCTAAACGCGCAGACCCCGGTTGCGGTTCCCGCGCCCATCGCGCCGTTGGCGGATTTCGCCGAAATTCCGCTCGATCAGCCTGCCGGATCGGCGATCGCCGCGGTCGTGCCGCAGGGCGACCGTCTTTACGTGACGGTGAGCGGCGGCGGGCGCGCCGACCGGATCGTGGTGGTCGATCTCGCGCGCCGCCGCGTGGCCGGCGTCGTGGTGCTCGATGGCGGCGCGCCGCCGCGCCCCGGCCGCTGA
- the fyuA gene encoding TonB-dependent receptor, whose amino-acid sequence MKAIRYAILPAAAGLAFAAPAAAEEALPTLEVTARQWKEDPSTVPGSVAVVPAERLGGPGGDDFEAVAAATPNVAIEQSSAQTRVVMRGMSVANTGLQDPVGYFVDGVALPFGATQAPGFFGLRSMEILKGPQGTLYGRNTEAGAIKVETRDPSWTPAASLDLSAGFAKAAEGRAPLGAVEGWVSGAAIPDRLALGLTIRAEGAEGPFRNRRDGRDDGGDTERLGFSGAASLILDDDTDVSFKSTVARNDLGKMRMRYRTGAYATPRFETNYDTDSWDDSTSAVQSLQVNHRVGDAELTAITGWTHYDRDFQMDVDTASLPTLPALYSHTDDALSQELRLASADPSARLKWLGGMHVYREWTDIDYAIGTPRVTRRTEIDQTGVAGFGQMEYAVLERLRLGVGGRVEHVAQSGDQRYESAALDTAYDADQDVTTFLPRFTAAFDLTPETMFYASLARGYMPGGYNYAMASSAASFAYDPEYSWTTELGVKGRTADGRLGAGVAAFRTVTRDKQVVEIAVGGAQSFANAGEAEVYGLEFEADAEIAPKLRISGNFGLQHAESTDYRTATADYSGNRLPMAANYTWAAGVDYGKGEGAFAGARVRGSGPYYFDSANLVRQSAYATVDAELGYDFGGARVSLWGTNLFDEGYYTRGLVAPLGQIVEDAAGREIGLRVSAKW is encoded by the coding sequence ATGAAAGCGATCCGCTATGCGATCCTGCCCGCCGCGGCGGGACTGGCGTTCGCCGCGCCGGCCGCGGCCGAGGAGGCGTTGCCGACGCTCGAGGTGACGGCGCGGCAATGGAAGGAGGATCCGTCGACGGTGCCGGGGAGCGTCGCGGTGGTTCCGGCGGAGCGCCTCGGCGGTCCGGGCGGCGACGACTTCGAGGCGGTGGCGGCGGCGACGCCGAACGTCGCGATCGAGCAGTCCTCGGCGCAGACCCGGGTGGTGATGCGCGGCATGTCGGTGGCGAACACCGGCTTGCAGGACCCTGTCGGCTACTTCGTCGACGGCGTCGCGCTGCCGTTCGGCGCGACCCAGGCGCCCGGCTTCTTCGGCCTGCGCAGCATGGAAATTCTCAAGGGCCCGCAGGGAACGCTCTACGGCCGCAATACCGAGGCCGGAGCGATCAAGGTGGAGACCCGGGATCCTTCGTGGACGCCGGCGGCGAGCCTCGATCTCTCGGCCGGTTTCGCGAAGGCGGCGGAGGGCCGCGCGCCGCTCGGCGCGGTGGAGGGCTGGGTGTCCGGCGCGGCGATCCCCGATCGCCTCGCCCTCGGTCTGACGATCCGCGCCGAGGGGGCGGAGGGTCCGTTCCGCAACCGACGCGACGGACGCGACGACGGCGGCGATACCGAGCGCCTCGGGTTTTCCGGCGCGGCGAGCCTGATCCTCGACGACGACACCGACGTGTCGTTCAAGAGCACGGTGGCGCGCAACGACCTCGGCAAGATGCGGATGCGGTATCGCACCGGTGCCTACGCCACGCCGCGTTTCGAGACCAATTACGATACCGACTCCTGGGACGACAGCACCAGCGCGGTGCAGTCGCTACAGGTGAACCACCGGGTCGGCGACGCCGAGCTGACCGCGATCACCGGTTGGACCCATTACGACCGCGATTTCCAAATGGACGTGGATACCGCGTCGCTGCCGACCCTGCCCGCGCTCTATTCCCATACCGACGATGCGCTCTCGCAGGAACTGCGGCTCGCTTCCGCCGATCCGTCGGCGCGGCTGAAATGGCTGGGCGGGATGCACGTTTACCGGGAGTGGACCGACATCGACTACGCCATCGGCACCCCGCGCGTCACCCGCCGCACCGAGATCGACCAGACCGGCGTCGCCGGGTTCGGGCAGATGGAGTATGCGGTGCTGGAGCGCCTGCGCCTCGGCGTCGGCGGCCGCGTCGAACACGTCGCGCAGTCCGGCGACCAGCGCTACGAGAGCGCCGCGCTCGATACCGCCTACGATGCCGATCAGGACGTCACCACCTTTCTGCCGCGTTTCACCGCCGCCTTCGACCTAACGCCGGAGACGATGTTCTACGCCTCGCTCGCGCGCGGCTACATGCCGGGCGGCTACAACTATGCGATGGCGTCGAGCGCCGCATCGTTCGCCTACGATCCCGAGTACAGCTGGACTACCGAGCTCGGCGTGAAGGGGCGCACCGCCGACGGCCGCCTCGGCGCGGGCGTCGCCGCGTTCCGCACCGTGACGCGCGACAAGCAGGTGGTCGAGATCGCCGTCGGCGGCGCGCAGAGCTTCGCCAACGCGGGCGAGGCGGAGGTCTACGGCCTCGAATTCGAGGCGGACGCCGAGATCGCGCCGAAGCTCAGGATTTCCGGTAACTTCGGTCTTCAGCATGCCGAATCCACCGACTACCGCACCGCCACCGCCGATTATTCCGGCAACCGTCTGCCGATGGCCGCCAACTATACCTGGGCGGCGGGCGTCGACTACGGCAAGGGCGAGGGGGCGTTCGCGGGTGCGCGGGTGCGCGGTTCGGGACCTTACTATTTCGACAGCGCCAACCTCGTGCGGCAGTCCGCCTACGCCACCGTCGACGCCGAACTGGGCTACGACTTCGGCGGCGCGCGGGTGTCGCTGTGGGGCACCAACCTGTTCGACGAAGGCTATTACACCCGCGGTCTGGTCGCACCGCTCGGGCAGATCGTCGAGGATGCGGCGGGCCGCGAGATCGGCCTGCGGGTGAGCGCGAAATGGTGA
- the rluD gene encoding Ribosomal large subunit pseudouridine synthase D has protein sequence MSRSRLKALIEEGRVAVDGGTLTDPSAKVKPGQAVAVAPPPPVAAEPLGEDIPLDIVYEDEHLLVLDKPAGLVVHPAAGNADGTLVNALIAHCGESLSGIGGVRRPGIVHRIDKDTSGLMVVAKTDVAHVGLSAQFAAHSLDRAYLALAWGYVTPDAGEYVGNIGRSPRDRKKMAVVATGGKFALTRYAVRERFGRTATLVECRLATGRTHQIRVHFAEHAHPLVGDPLYGRRTHPGMMEFSDTAKGFINQFGRQALHAWKIGFNHPVSKDFLSFESRLPEDMLALLAAFRGAPQI, from the coding sequence ATGTCGCGCTCGCGTCTCAAGGCGCTGATCGAAGAAGGCCGCGTCGCGGTCGACGGCGGCACCTTAACCGACCCCTCCGCCAAGGTCAAACCGGGGCAGGCCGTCGCCGTCGCGCCGCCGCCGCCGGTCGCCGCGGAACCGCTGGGCGAGGATATCCCGCTCGACATCGTCTACGAGGACGAGCACCTGCTGGTACTCGACAAACCCGCCGGACTGGTGGTCCACCCCGCCGCAGGAAACGCCGACGGCACGCTCGTCAACGCCCTGATCGCGCACTGCGGCGAGAGCCTCTCGGGGATCGGCGGGGTGCGCCGCCCGGGGATCGTCCATCGCATCGACAAGGACACCTCCGGCCTGATGGTGGTGGCGAAGACCGACGTCGCGCACGTCGGCCTGTCCGCCCAGTTCGCCGCCCACAGCCTCGACCGCGCCTATCTCGCGCTCGCCTGGGGATACGTGACGCCCGACGCCGGGGAATACGTCGGCAACATCGGCCGCAGCCCGCGCGACCGCAAGAAGATGGCGGTGGTGGCGACGGGCGGCAAGTTCGCTCTGACGCGCTACGCGGTGCGCGAGCGCTTCGGCAGAACGGCGACCCTGGTCGAATGCCGCCTCGCCACCGGACGCACCCATCAGATCCGAGTCCACTTCGCGGAACACGCGCATCCCCTTGTTGGAGATCCGCTTTATGGTCGCAGAACACACCCCGGTATGATGGAATTTTCCGACACCGCGAAGGGTTTTATCAATCAATTCGGACGGCAGGCTTTGCACGCTTGGAAGATCGGCTTCAACCACCCGGTTTCAAAGGATTTTTTATCCTTCGAAAGCAGGCTGCCGGAAGACATGCTGGCGCTGCTCGCGGCGTTCCGCGGCGCGCCGCAAATCTAA
- a CDS encoding hypothetical protein (Evidence 5 : No homology to any previously reported sequences) has protein sequence MAARRRAPAAEVARVICRPAARAAISAHAAAAWPREACGLLVGRACGDAVEVVRAEPAPNLASAPDAFELDPAARLTLQRTLREAGEGLAIVGHYHSHPDAPAEPSARDRARAGEAGLIWLIAAVADGKTVTLATYRAVPGPALAPLAID, from the coding sequence ATGGCGGCGCGCCGCCGCGCCCCGGCCGCTGAGGTGGCGCGGGTGATCTGCCGCCCCGCCGCGCGGGCGGCGATCTCCGCCCACGCCGCCGCCGCCTGGCCGCGCGAGGCGTGCGGCCTGCTGGTGGGGCGTGCATGCGGCGACGCGGTCGAGGTCGTCCGCGCCGAACCCGCGCCCAATCTCGCATCCGCGCCGGACGCTTTCGAACTCGATCCGGCGGCGCGCCTGACGCTGCAGCGGACGCTGCGCGAGGCCGGGGAGGGGCTTGCGATCGTCGGGCACTATCACTCGCACCCCGATGCGCCCGCCGAGCCCTCGGCGCGCGACCGCGCCCGCGCCGGAGAGGCGGGGCTGATCTGGCTGATCGCCGCGGTCGCGGACGGGAAAACCGTCACCCTCGCCACCTATCGCGCGGTGCCGGGCCCGGCGCTCGCGCCGCTGGCGATCGACTGA
- a CDS encoding Transcriptional regulator, LysR family — translation MELSWLEDFLALAETGSFSRAAERRNLTQPAFSRRIRSLETWTGATLFDRDARQVRMTLAGERFRPVAEETLRRLIQVREEVREVEGTVFSTLRFACTHALSLTFFPDWLRAIERTNPLGSIRLISESMELCEGLMHDGQAQFMLCHQHAAAVPRLEPRGFLSLPQGDDVLIPVKSPEVAGELPGGEDARLPYLAYSTESGLGRIVAAARAKKDPPVWLEPVFTAHLATALRAMALAGRGMTWLPLTLIQADLAAGRLVRAGGGEWDIAVEIRVYRPRHRLSAAAEAFWRALI, via the coding sequence ATGGAACTCTCTTGGCTCGAGGATTTCCTGGCGCTCGCCGAAACCGGCAGCTTCTCGCGTGCCGCCGAGCGCCGCAATCTCACCCAGCCCGCCTTCAGCCGCCGCATCCGCAGCCTCGAAACCTGGACCGGGGCGACGCTGTTCGACCGCGATGCCCGGCAGGTGCGGATGACCCTGGCGGGCGAGCGCTTCCGCCCGGTGGCGGAGGAAACCCTGCGACGCCTGATCCAGGTGCGCGAGGAGGTGCGCGAGGTCGAAGGCACGGTGTTCTCGACCCTGCGGTTCGCCTGCACCCATGCGCTGTCGCTTACCTTCTTTCCCGACTGGCTGCGCGCCATCGAACGCACCAATCCCCTCGGTTCGATCCGCCTGATCTCCGAGAGCATGGAACTGTGCGAGGGGCTGATGCACGACGGTCAGGCGCAGTTCATGCTCTGCCATCAGCACGCCGCCGCGGTGCCCCGGCTGGAGCCGCGCGGGTTTCTGTCGCTGCCGCAGGGCGACGATGTGTTGATCCCGGTCAAGTCGCCCGAAGTCGCGGGGGAACTGCCGGGCGGCGAGGACGCGCGCCTGCCGTACCTCGCCTACAGCACCGAATCCGGTCTCGGCCGGATCGTCGCCGCGGCGCGCGCCAAGAAGGATCCGCCGGTGTGGCTGGAGCCGGTGTTCACCGCCCACCTCGCCACCGCGTTGCGCGCCATGGCGCTGGCGGGGCGGGGAATGACCTGGTTGCCGCTCACCCTGATTCAGGCCGATCTCGCCGCCGGGCGGCTGGTGCGGGCGGGCGGCGGCGAATGGGATATCGCCGTCGAGATCCGCGTCTACCGCCCCCGGCACCGCCTCAGCGCCGCGGCGGAAGCGTTCTGGCGGGCGCTGATCTGA
- a CDS encoding hypothetical protein (Evidence 5 : No homology to any previously reported sequences) yields MTDDEMLALDTQMKLQALILMVRNLYAYVDGLEGRTGRVADGLRAFLDESLPNLEMPVPVPPETLAAIKAALAEPLRATIADIEAGAPQSPPPPPRFTLVKGGIED; encoded by the coding sequence ATGACCGACGACGAAATGCTCGCACTCGATACCCAGATGAAGCTTCAGGCGCTGATTCTGATGGTGCGCAACCTCTATGCCTACGTCGACGGCCTCGAAGGCCGCACCGGCCGGGTCGCCGACGGCCTGCGCGCGTTTCTCGACGAGTCCCTGCCCAATCTCGAAATGCCGGTTCCGGTGCCGCCGGAAACCCTGGCGGCGATCAAGGCGGCGCTCGCCGAACCGCTCCGCGCCACGATCGCCGACATCGAGGCGGGCGCCCCCCAATCCCCGCCGCCGCCCCCCCGGTTCACCCTGGTGAAAGGCGGCATCGAGGACTGA